A single window of Leptolyngbya ohadii IS1 DNA harbors:
- a CDS encoding S-layer homology domain-containing protein: MQSNQVAPSFSDITTHWAKACILAIAERRILNGYPDGTFRPNNSLSRAEFAVILPIVFPNAQPVRDPVDFSDVPADHWAYKGIRQAYANGWFSGYADGTFQPNQPITRPQVMAVLATALHFEPPANPMDILKLYFEDADQIPDWTRWTIAAGVQQDIVISYPSVRRFYPAQNASRGEIAAILCRVLQLVDVVPLDYSTRGLGVYDLKDSVTVVFPQWRGSARLMRDTQVLLSEFQLYPANQINGQYNSQMEQGLTTFCNFYGLSTMKTGVMDREFGWTMTHADPIDYFLAQAKDRKAIYQEFLAKEAGFDQNKLAFLDRGAATSPYYKDLAQFPDRLAQKPDGKTIVSLGESLVLTGTDKRVYFNPFPVRGVLPAIDSVGLNFLDPDIKEACLCVGSFVNGAMHTHWSGRKALDNVQLWSTTKIIPLINAVCQANAANPSAKVRDCLVRPVGSKSGYGFYNLAVDLVSYQGAIATSNAVSATFKQFFTPKGLENWFKNLTGNRYLEFVGRYGEPPFIQNPELWNQPTNKVVLPPAYSDHTGNNAISTCDMARFIAMLGWHHHLPETARLPSAQWSSLETVVRAMGTDTARYIDVAIDRLKVGSIIQSPVILSKLGFGRSSARDRTELCYVALVWFVDARHSPVRGNRSPVRQGKPAVLRTFSLALRAAKDLNDANEEARQLDAKVAADVTEILRRILTQELA; this comes from the coding sequence ATGCAGAGCAATCAGGTCGCTCCCTCCTTTTCAGACATTACGACTCATTGGGCAAAAGCCTGCATTTTGGCGATCGCGGAACGACGCATTCTCAATGGCTATCCCGACGGGACATTCAGACCGAATAACAGCCTCTCCAGAGCCGAATTTGCGGTGATTTTGCCGATCGTTTTTCCCAATGCCCAACCCGTGCGCGATCCGGTGGACTTTTCCGATGTTCCGGCAGATCACTGGGCATATAAAGGCATTCGGCAGGCTTATGCAAACGGCTGGTTTTCTGGCTATGCGGATGGGACGTTTCAGCCCAATCAGCCGATTACTCGTCCGCAGGTGATGGCAGTCCTGGCAACCGCTCTGCACTTCGAGCCACCCGCCAATCCGATGGATATCCTGAAGCTGTACTTTGAGGATGCAGATCAGATTCCTGACTGGACGAGGTGGACGATCGCGGCAGGCGTTCAGCAGGATATTGTCATTAGCTATCCCAGCGTGCGGCGGTTCTATCCAGCCCAGAATGCCTCGCGGGGCGAAATTGCAGCGATTCTCTGCCGCGTCCTCCAACTTGTTGATGTGGTGCCGCTAGACTATTCCACACGCGGTTTAGGCGTATATGACCTGAAGGATTCTGTTACGGTGGTCTTTCCCCAGTGGCGCGGCAGTGCCCGACTCATGCGCGATACTCAGGTGTTGCTATCCGAGTTTCAGCTTTATCCGGCGAATCAGATCAACGGACAATACAATTCGCAGATGGAACAGGGTCTCACGACATTCTGTAACTTCTACGGTTTGTCCACGATGAAAACAGGTGTGATGGACAGGGAATTTGGCTGGACGATGACCCACGCTGACCCGATCGACTATTTCCTGGCGCAGGCAAAGGATCGCAAAGCAATCTACCAGGAGTTTCTGGCAAAGGAAGCCGGATTCGACCAGAACAAGCTGGCGTTTCTCGATCGCGGTGCTGCCACATCGCCCTATTACAAAGACCTTGCCCAGTTTCCCGATCGCCTGGCGCAGAAGCCGGACGGCAAAACGATCGTCTCTCTGGGGGAAAGCCTTGTCCTGACGGGAACCGATAAGCGGGTGTACTTCAATCCCTTTCCGGTGCGGGGGGTGCTTCCGGCGATCGATAGCGTTGGCTTAAACTTCCTTGATCCAGATATCAAAGAGGCTTGCCTGTGCGTGGGCAGCTTTGTCAACGGTGCGATGCACACCCATTGGTCGGGCAGGAAGGCATTAGATAATGTACAGCTCTGGAGTACGACGAAAATTATTCCCCTGATCAATGCGGTCTGTCAGGCGAACGCTGCGAATCCCAGTGCAAAAGTGCGAGATTGTCTGGTGCGTCCGGTGGGCAGTAAGTCCGGCTATGGCTTCTATAATCTGGCGGTGGATCTGGTCAGCTATCAGGGGGCGATCGCCACTTCCAACGCGGTTTCTGCAACGTTCAAGCAGTTCTTTACGCCCAAAGGTCTGGAAAACTGGTTCAAAAACCTGACGGGCAACCGCTACCTGGAATTTGTCGGACGCTACGGCGAACCGCCCTTTATCCAGAATCCTGAACTCTGGAATCAGCCTACTAATAAGGTAGTCCTGCCGCCCGCCTACAGCGACCACACCGGAAACAACGCCATTTCGACCTGCGATATGGCACGATTTATCGCCATGCTGGGCTGGCACCATCACCTCCCGGAAACTGCCCGCCTCCCTTCTGCCCAGTGGAGCAGCCTGGAAACCGTCGTCCGGGCAATGGGCACAGATACCGCTCGCTATATCGATGTGGCGATCGATCGGCTGAAAGTTGGCAGTATTATCCAGTCCCCAGTGATTCTCTCCAAACTGGGCTTTGGTCGCAGCAGTGCCCGCGATCGAACGGAGCTTTGCTATGTGGCGTTAGTCTGGTTTGTCGATGCGAGGCACTCCCCCGTCAGGGGGAACCGGAGTCCCGTGCGTCAGGGAAAGCCTGCTGTTTTACGAACCTTCAGCCTCGCGCTCCGGGCTGCCAAGGATCTCAACGATGCGAAC